A portion of the Macaca thibetana thibetana isolate TM-01 chromosome 9, ASM2454274v1, whole genome shotgun sequence genome contains these proteins:
- the PTER gene encoding phosphotriesterase-related protein isoform X3 → MSSLSGKVQTVLGLVEPSKLGRTLTHEHLAMTFDCCYCPPPPCQEAIAKEPIMMKNLYWIQKNAYSHKENLQLNQETEAIKEELLYFKANGGGALVENTTTGISRDTQTLKRLAEETGVHIISGAGFYVDATHSSETRAMSVEQLTDVLMNEILHGADGTSIKCGVIGEIGCSWPLTESEKKVLQATAHAQAQLGCPVIIHPGRSSRAPFQIIRILQEAGADISKTVMSHLDRTILDKKELLEFAQLGCYLEYDLFGTELLHYQLCPDIDMPDDNKRIRSRCNHKNLRMH, encoded by the exons ATGTCCTCCTTAAGTGGAAAAGTCCAAACAGTTTTGGGCCTTGTAGAGCCAAGCAAACTGGGCCGCACCCTGACCCATGAACACTTGGCCATGACCTTTGACTGCTGTTACTGTCCACCTCCCCCGTGCCAGGAAGCTATTGCCAAAGAACCGATCATGATGAAAAATTTATATTGGATTCAGAAAAACGCCTATTCCCATAAAGAAAACCTTCAGTTGAATCAGGAGACAGAAGCCATAAAGGAAGAACTGTTATATTTTAAAGCTAATGGTGGAGGGGCTTTGGTGGAAAACACAACCACTGGGATTAGCCGAGACACACAGACGTTGAAGAGGCTTGCAGAAGAGACTGGCGTCCATATCATATCCGGAGCCGGGTTTTATGTGGATGCAACTCACTCCTCAGAGACCAGAGCCATGTCAGTGGAGCAG CTTACAGATGTCCTTATGAATGAAATTCTCCATGGAGCTGATGGAACCAGTATTAAGTGTGGCGTTATTGGAGAAATTGGTTGTTCCTGGCCTTTGACTGAGAGTGAAAAAAAGGTTCTCCAGGCCACAGCTCATGCCCAGGCTCAGCTTGGTTGTCCTGTTATTATCCATCCTGGACGGAGCTCCAGGGCACCATTTCAGATTATCCGAATATTGCAAGAAGCAGGTGCAGACATCTCTAAAACAGTCATGTCACATCTGGATAG GACTATACTTGATAAGAAGGAGCTCTTGGAGTTTGCTCAACTTGGCTGCTACTTGGAATATGACCTCTTCGGTACTGAACTACTTCATTACCAACTCTGCCCAGATATTGACATGCCTGATGATAACAAAAGAATTAGAAG caggtgtAACCACAAAAACCTACGAATGCATTAG
- the PTER gene encoding phosphotriesterase-related protein isoform X2 gives MSSLSGKVQTVLGLVEPSKLGRTLTHEHLAMTFDCCYCPPPPCQEAIAKEPIMMKNLYWIQKNAYSHKENLQLNQETEAIKEELLYFKANGGGALVENTTTGISRDTQTLKRLAEETGVHIISGAGFYVDATHSSETRAMSVEQLTDVLMNEILHGADGTSIKCGVIGEIGCSWPLTESEKKVLQATAHAQAQLGCPVIIHPGRSSRAPFQIIRILQEAGADISKTVMSHLDRTILDKKELLEFAQLGCYLEYDLFGTELLHYQLCPDIDMPDDNKRIRRVRLLVEEGYEDRILVAHDIHTKTRLMKYGGHGYSHILTNVVPKMLLRGITENVLDKILIENPKQWLTFK, from the exons ATGTCCTCCTTAAGTGGAAAAGTCCAAACAGTTTTGGGCCTTGTAGAGCCAAGCAAACTGGGCCGCACCCTGACCCATGAACACTTGGCCATGACCTTTGACTGCTGTTACTGTCCACCTCCCCCGTGCCAGGAAGCTATTGCCAAAGAACCGATCATGATGAAAAATTTATATTGGATTCAGAAAAACGCCTATTCCCATAAAGAAAACCTTCAGTTGAATCAGGAGACAGAAGCCATAAAGGAAGAACTGTTATATTTTAAAGCTAATGGTGGAGGGGCTTTGGTGGAAAACACAACCACTGGGATTAGCCGAGACACACAGACGTTGAAGAGGCTTGCAGAAGAGACTGGCGTCCATATCATATCCGGAGCCGGGTTTTATGTGGATGCAACTCACTCCTCAGAGACCAGAGCCATGTCAGTGGAGCAG CTTACAGATGTCCTTATGAATGAAATTCTCCATGGAGCTGATGGAACCAGTATTAAGTGTGGCGTTATTGGAGAAATTGGTTGTTCCTGGCCTTTGACTGAGAGTGAAAAAAAGGTTCTCCAGGCCACAGCTCATGCCCAGGCTCAGCTTGGTTGTCCTGTTATTATCCATCCTGGACGGAGCTCCAGGGCACCATTTCAGATTATCCGAATATTGCAAGAAGCAGGTGCAGACATCTCTAAAACAGTCATGTCACATCTGGATAG GACTATACTTGATAAGAAGGAGCTCTTGGAGTTTGCTCAACTTGGCTGCTACTTGGAATATGACCTCTTCGGTACTGAACTACTTCATTACCAACTCTGCCCAGATATTGACATGCCTGATGATAACAAAAGAATTAGAAG GGTGCGTCTCCTGGTGGAGGAGGGTTATGAAGATCGAATTCTGGTAGCACATGACATACATACGAAAACCCGGCTGATGAAATATGGAGGTCATGGCTATTCTCATATACTCACCAACGTTGTTCCTAAAATGTTACTGAGAGGTATAACTGAGAATGTGCTCGATAAGATTCTAATAGAGAACCCTAAGCAATGGCTAACTTTCAAATAG
- the PTER gene encoding phosphotriesterase-related protein isoform X1 gives MSSLSGKVQTVLGLVEPSKLGRTLTHEHLAMTFDCCYCPPPPCQEAIAKEPIMMKNLYWIQKNAYSHKENLQLNQETEAIKEELLYFKANGGGALVENTTTGISRDTQTLKRLAEETGVHIISGAGFYVDATHSSETRAMSVEQLTDVLMNEILHGADGTSIKCGVIGEIGCSWPLTESEKKVLQATAHAQAQLGCPVIIHPGRSSRAPFQIIRILQEAGADISKTVMSHLDRTILDKKELLEFAQLGCYLEYDLFGTELLHYQLCPDIDMPDDNKRIRRVRLLVEEGYEDRILVAHDIHTKTRLMKYGGHGYSHILTNVVPKMLLRAGVTTKTYECIRVIPQTERLPSQFTPPLLDQASVIAL, from the exons ATGTCCTCCTTAAGTGGAAAAGTCCAAACAGTTTTGGGCCTTGTAGAGCCAAGCAAACTGGGCCGCACCCTGACCCATGAACACTTGGCCATGACCTTTGACTGCTGTTACTGTCCACCTCCCCCGTGCCAGGAAGCTATTGCCAAAGAACCGATCATGATGAAAAATTTATATTGGATTCAGAAAAACGCCTATTCCCATAAAGAAAACCTTCAGTTGAATCAGGAGACAGAAGCCATAAAGGAAGAACTGTTATATTTTAAAGCTAATGGTGGAGGGGCTTTGGTGGAAAACACAACCACTGGGATTAGCCGAGACACACAGACGTTGAAGAGGCTTGCAGAAGAGACTGGCGTCCATATCATATCCGGAGCCGGGTTTTATGTGGATGCAACTCACTCCTCAGAGACCAGAGCCATGTCAGTGGAGCAG CTTACAGATGTCCTTATGAATGAAATTCTCCATGGAGCTGATGGAACCAGTATTAAGTGTGGCGTTATTGGAGAAATTGGTTGTTCCTGGCCTTTGACTGAGAGTGAAAAAAAGGTTCTCCAGGCCACAGCTCATGCCCAGGCTCAGCTTGGTTGTCCTGTTATTATCCATCCTGGACGGAGCTCCAGGGCACCATTTCAGATTATCCGAATATTGCAAGAAGCAGGTGCAGACATCTCTAAAACAGTCATGTCACATCTGGATAG GACTATACTTGATAAGAAGGAGCTCTTGGAGTTTGCTCAACTTGGCTGCTACTTGGAATATGACCTCTTCGGTACTGAACTACTTCATTACCAACTCTGCCCAGATATTGACATGCCTGATGATAACAAAAGAATTAGAAG GGTGCGTCTCCTGGTGGAGGAGGGTTATGAAGATCGAATTCTGGTAGCACATGACATACATACGAAAACCCGGCTGATGAAATATGGAGGTCATGGCTATTCTCATATACTCACCAACGTTGTTCCTAAAATGTTACTGAGAG caggtgtAACCACAAAAACCTACGAATGCATTAGAGTGATTCCACAGACTGAAAGGTTACCCTCACAGTTTACACCACCTTTGTTGGATCAAGCCAGTGTGATTGCTCTTTAA